ATGGGGAACGAGAGTGTGTTTCCTAGAGCGGTAACAGCCTCCACTGACTTCAGCACACCGCCGATGAAGCTTCCGAGGCCTGTGAAAGCCAAGGTGCCGAGCAGGATTATCAAGAGGCTGAACAGGTCGGGAACAGCCGCTATGCGGAAAACCATCCACCCCACAGCTATCATCACAGCCGTCAAAATCAGCGAGACAATCGTCTGCATCAAGACAAGCGAAACAATCCACGAGAACCTTGAAAGAGGAGTCGAGGCAATCAGCTTCATCACACCATTCCGCCTCATCTCAGCGGTGAAGGAGGAGACACCGATTAACCCGTTGGTCATAATGAATGCCGCAACGTAGCCGGGTAGGTAATAGTCTACGGCGCGAAGCTGTCTGACGCTGGTTTGGACGGTGTTTAAATCGATTGTTGAGGAGGAGTTGAGAAGAGCTAGTTCAAACCTGTCGGCTACTGTGTTGATTATGGCCTCTATAGGTTGTAGGAGCCTGTCGTCTGGGCTTCCCTCGAGGATTAGCGTTTTCTTCTCTGTTTTGAAGAGTTGTTTGAAGGTGTTCATCTGGCTGAGGCCCTGAGTGATGTTTGCCCGCGTCGTCTCGGGAATGTTTTCTCCGGCCATCTGTATGAGACGGTTTATGGTGTCGACTGTGATATCTATCCTGTTGGCGATGGTGTTGTTGAGAAGCGATGCCGAGAACCCTTTCGGTATGGTTAGTATGCGGATGGCCGCGAATCCTGTGGACCTTGGAGCCGGGTCGCCTGGGTTGAGGAGCTTGATGTCGAAGACTTGGCTGCTGTTGAGTGCTTGGATGAATGCGTCTGCGAGCGGCTCCGGGTTGCCTTGTGGGTCGGTGTCGAGGTTCCTTATGTAGAGGCTGTAGTTGGGCGGCGCGGGGCCTCCGAAGATGGTGCCGAAGACAAGCAGAAACATGATGGGTAGAGCGAAGCCGAAGAAGAGGCTTGATTTATCCCTCATCCAGCTCCGGAAAAGCAGCCAAACAATCCTGGGAACAGCGGTCAAACAAGCTCACCTGTTTCAGAAAGCCTCGAGCCGATGACCGAGAGAAACACGTCCTCGAGCCCCGGCTGCCTAACCTCGGGATAGGCCTCGAACCCACTGTTTCTCAACAAGGCCACGACATCGAAAACATCCGACTCTTTATCAACCTTCACCACAACTCGTCCATCCTGCACATACTCCACCGCGTAACCCTTTCCACGCAGAATCTCAACAGCGTCCTCGTCGAGAAAATCAAAGACGAGACGTGTCTTTCCACCATGAGAAGCCACCAGCTCCCGCACACGGCCCTCGACAGCTATTTTTCCCTTAACCATCACAGCCACACGGTCGCTAAGCCTCTCCGCCTCCTCCATATAATGCGTCGTAAGAATCACGGTGGCGCCAGATTTTCTGAGATTCTTGATGTATAGCCATGTTTCACGTCTTGCTTCGGGGTCGAGGCCTGTGGTGGGTTCGTCGAGGAATACTATCTCAGGGTTTCCGACGAGGGCCATGGCTATGCCGACGCGTCTCTTCTGTCCACCCGAGAGTTTTGAGAAGAGTTTGTTTCTGATCTGCCAGAGGCCCAGCTGCTCAAGCACGTCCCTTACGTTGTTGGCCTGCTTCGCCACGGCTGCGAGTTGAACATTTTCCAACACGGTTAAGTTGTCGACGGCGTTGAACTCCTGGGGCAGGACACCGATTATCTGCTTGATTTTCTTGATGTCGCCGAGGTTTTTTACGCTGAGGCCTTTGATATAGGCGTCTCCCGAGGTCGGTGTTCTCAGACACTCGAGAATCTCGACCGTCGTGGTTTTTCCCGCGCCGTTGGGCCCCAGCAGAGAAAACACCTCACCCACGTAAACCTTGAAAGAAACATCGTCAACAGCGGTTACATCGCCATATTTCTTCACAAGCCCCTCGGCTGCAACAGCCTCGTCAACCATACCCTCCACACCACGACGCACCCTAAAAAATTTGCAACCTTAAATCAAGCGCCTAAGGTTGTTTTGATTGGTTTGCTTGATGAAGATGAATTCAGCCGATGGCTCATGATGGCCCGCCGAACCTTGGATTCTGCTAGAGGTGACCTTGAGAGGGGTGATTATAGCTGGGCTTGCTTCAAAAGCCATCAAGCGGCGGAATATGCAGTCAAAGCTCTTCTTCGTGGTGTTGGTGAGACTGCACATGGTCACAGCATCTCTAACTTGGTCAAGAGGTTGTCCACGGTCGATTTCTCGGAAATATTGGAGCAAGCGAAGGCTCTGGATAAATTCTATGTTCCCACACGTTATCCGGATGCATGGCCTGAGGGAATCCCTGTTGACTATTATACGGAGAAAGATGCTATTGAGGCTTTGAGGTCGGCGGAGAAGATTTTGGACTGGGTGGTGAGGGTTTGGAAATCGTTAGGCGGCGGAGAGAGCAGCGGGAGGCGGTGATTGAGCTGGCGAGAAGCTGGGTTTCGTCGCTCGGCTTCGAGGTTTCGGCGTTTCTCGTAGGCTCCTACGCCCGGGGTGATTTCAACCTGTGGAGCGATGTCGACATAGTCCTTGTATCCGATGTCTTCAGCGGCAACCCGCTAAAGAGGCTAGAAAACCTCGACCCGCCGCCCGGGTTCCAAGTCATTCCACTGACGGTTTCGGAGTTTAGGCGGCTTGTGGAGAAGCGGAACCCGTTGGCGATGGAGGCTCTTGAACATGGTGTCGTGCTGAGGGATGACTTGAGGATTAGGGGTGGTGTTTAGGCGGGTTTGTGGTGAAGAAAGCCTTAGTCAAAACATTACCATACAACACATCAACAGCTGTGAAAACGGTGTTAGGACAAGTTTATAGGGTTTGGTGCTGTGTTTATGACGGTGTTGATTAAGGAAGAGCTCCTGCGTCTCCTCAAAGAGGACCAAGAGTTCAGATACGCGGTAGCAGGCCTCATCGGCTACAAAGAAATACTCGAGAGAATAGACAACAACACCGCAGCCATCAAAGCCCTACAAGAACAAGTCACAGAACACAGCAAAGACATAAAAGCTCTACAGAGTCAAGTGGCAGAGCTCGGCCGGGCTTTGGTTGCTCTAGGTGCTAGATGGGGACTTCTTTCAGAGAGGCGATGAAAAATATTGTGGAGAAGGTGTTTGGAGGAACTGTTGACAAGTGGGCGAAATATGACTATGAGGGGCTGGTTTACGGCAGGCCTGCCATCGTTGAGGTCGACCTAATCATCAAAGATGATACGCATCTGCTTGTTGAGGCTAAATCAAGCATAAGCAAAGGAGATGTGGCTGAGCTTTTCCGCAAAGCACAGCTATACGAAAAAGAAGTGGGCGTTAAGCCGATGCTCGCTATAGTCTCGCCCTATGTGGCCGATGCGGCTAGAAAATTGGCTGAGGAACTTGCATCGATGTCTACACAGCGCTCTTATAGGGCCGTCACTCAAACTTATTAATCGTGGTTTGTGTGTTGAATTGGTTATGCCTGAGCCTGTTGTCCGTGTGGTTGGTAAAGCCGCTCCGCTTGAGGCTGATGACGTGGACACCGACCAGATTATCCCCGCCGAGTTTCTGAAGGTTATCGAGAGACGGGGCCTCGGCAAATACCTGTTCTACAGGTGGCGCTACGATGAACAGGGTCGTCTAAAGGGAGACTTTGTCCTCGACAGGCCTGAGTACAGGGATGCGAAGATACTTGTCGCGGGGAGGAACTTCGGCATAGGCTCCTCACGTGAAAACGCTGTCTGGGCCTTGACGGATTTTGGGATAAGATGCGTCATCGCCTCAAGCTTCGGCGACATCTTCTACACCAACGCCAGCAAAAACGGCCTCGTCTGCATCAAGCTACCCGACGAAACCGTGACAAGGCTGCGCAACAAAGCCAAAACCACCGCCCTCAACCTCGCCGTCGACCTCAGCACCCAAACCATACAAGCCGAAGGCGAAACCATCCCCTTCAACATCGAGCCACACATCAGAGAAAGACTGGTCAAAGGACTCGACGACATCCAAATCACCCTCGAAAAATACATCGACAAAATAGCCGAATACGAGGCCCGCATGCCCGAGTTCCTCAAACCAAAACCACGTGGAATAATAGTGGAATAGAGGCGGGGTGGATGGGTTTTGAGGAAGCCCGTCCCCTTCGTCCCAACACCTTACCCAATCGTTAGGAGAATGCTTGACCTTGCCGGTGTCGACGAGGGCGAGACGGTGCTTGACCTCGGATGCGGCGACGGCCGGATACTTTTCACCGCCGCCGAAGAATATGGCGCAAAGGCCATAGGCTACGAGCTGCGGCCCAGCCTCGTCAACTTTATCAGAGAAAAAGCCAAGCTGATGCGGCTCGATGAAATGGTGCATGTCATCAAACAGGATTTCACAGCTTCTCCGCTCCCGGACGCGGATGTGATAACCCTCTATCTCACGAGAGATGTGCTCAGTCTCATAAAACCCCGTCTCGAAGCAGCTCTCAGCAGAGGAGCGCGGATAGTTTCCCACGGATTCAGCATACCGGGGCTGATGCCTGCGGAGGTTGAAAAAAGAGAGGGAAAAGTGGTCTATCTTTACAGGGGTCTTAAACGCGTTTAGATGTTTGCCATTTTCCTGATTTTTTCGCCAACTTTCTCAATCTGGTGGTCCGCCATCTTCTTCATCAAGTCGTTGAGAATCTCGTAGCTGCGCGGGTTGCCTGTCCATGTTTCGACGAACTCGCCCGACTTGATTCGTGCAAGTGCTTTCTCCATGTTTTTCCGCACATGGCTGTCCACTATCTGGGGGCCGACTGTTAAGCCTCCGTATTTCGCAGTGTCCGACACCGCCTTCAACATGTGCGTGATTCCGCCTTGATAGATGAGGTCAACTATCAGCTTCAGCTCATTCAAAACCTCGAAATAAGCCAGCTCCGGTGGATACCCGTTTTCAACCAAGACCTCGAACCCGTTGCGGATGAGCTCCATCACTCCACCCACAAGCACAGCCTGCTCACCGAAC
The sequence above is drawn from the Candidatus Caldarchaeum subterraneum genome and encodes:
- a CDS encoding conserved hypothetical protein (HEPN domain), which codes for MIGLLDEDEFSRWLMMARRTLDSARGDLERGDYSWACFKSHQAAEYAVKALLRGVGETAHGHSISNLVKRLSTVDFSEILEQAKALDKFYVPTRYPDAWPEGIPVDYYTEKDAIEALRSAEKILDWVVRVWKSLGGGESSGRR
- a CDS encoding 3-isopropylmalate/(R)-2-methylmalate dehydratase small subunit, giving the protein MCVELVMPEPVVRVVGKAAPLEADDVDTDQIIPAEFLKVIERRGLGKYLFYRWRYDEQGRLKGDFVLDRPEYRDAKILVAGRNFGIGSSRENAVWALTDFGIRCVIASSFGDIFYTNASKNGLVCIKLPDETVTRLRNKAKTTALNLAVDLSTQTIQAEGETIPFNIEPHIRERLVKGLDDIQITLEKYIDKIAEYEARMPEFLKPKPRGIIVE
- a CDS encoding conserved hypothetical protein (ribosomal protein L11 methyltransferase, putative), translated to MRKPVPFVPTPYPIVRRMLDLAGVDEGETVLDLGCGDGRILFTAAEEYGAKAIGYELRPSLVNFIREKAKLMRLDEMVHVIKQDFTASPLPDADVITLYLTRDVLSLIKPRLEAALSRGARIVSHGFSIPGLMPAEVEKREGKVVYLYRGLKRV
- a CDS encoding ABC-2 type transport system permease, encoding MTAVPRIVWLLFRSWMRDKSSLFFGFALPIMFLLVFGTIFGGPAPPNYSLYIRNLDTDPQGNPEPLADAFIQALNSSQVFDIKLLNPGDPAPRSTGFAAIRILTIPKGFSASLLNNTIANRIDITVDTINRLIQMAGENIPETTRANITQGLSQMNTFKQLFKTEKKTLILEGSPDDRLLQPIEAIINTVADRFELALLNSSSTIDLNTVQTSVRQLRAVDYYLPGYVAAFIMTNGLIGVSSFTAEMRRNGVMKLIASTPLSRFSWIVSLVLMQTIVSLILTAVMIAVGWMVFRIAAVPDLFSLLIILLGTLAFTGLGSFIGGVLKSVEAVTALGNTLSFPMMFLSGAFWPLELMPTFMQQIARFTPLYYFHVALRESLIAGSVSTALTPTAVVASMALAGIILATYTTKWRDF
- a CDS encoding ABC transporter ATP-binding protein — its product is MRRGVEGMVDEAVAAEGLVKKYGDVTAVDDVSFKVYVGEVFSLLGPNGAGKTTTVEILECLRTPTSGDAYIKGLSVKNLGDIKKIKQIIGVLPQEFNAVDNLTVLENVQLAAVAKQANNVRDVLEQLGLWQIRNKLFSKLSGGQKRRVGIAMALVGNPEIVFLDEPTTGLDPEARRETWLYIKNLRKSGATVILTTHYMEEAERLSDRVAVMVKGKIAVEGRVRELVASHGGKTRLVFDFLDEDAVEILRGKGYAVEYVQDGRVVVKVDKESDVFDVVALLRNSGFEAYPEVRQPGLEDVFLSVIGSRLSETGELV
- a CDS encoding DNA polymerase beta subunit, which codes for MIELARSWVSSLGFEVSAFLVGSYARGDFNLWSDVDIVLVSDVFSGNPLKRLENLDPPPGFQVIPLTVSEFRRLVEKRNPLAMEALEHGVVLRDDLRIRGGV